A single window of Helicobacter pylori DNA harbors:
- a CDS encoding beta-ketoacyl-ACP synthase II, which yields MRRIVVTGMGMINSLGLNKEDSFLAIAKGECGIKHIESFDASAFPVRIAGEITDFDPTEVMNPKDVKKAGRFIQLALKATREAMKDSGILDAHNRCPEGLANRMGVSSGSGIGGLGNIEANSIFCFEKGPRKVNPFFITSALVNMIGGFTSIEFGIKGPNLSSVTACAAGTHAIIEAVKTILLNGADRMLVVGAESTICPVGIGGFASIKALSTRNDEPKKASRPFDKDRNGFVMGEGAGALVLEEYESAKKRGAKIYAEFAGYGESGDANHITAPAPEGEGAFRAMKMALEMAKVEVGYVNAHGTSTHYNDWYESIALKNVFGSKEKVPPVSSTKGQIGHCLGAAGALEAVISIMAMNQGILPPTINQETPDPECDLDYIPNAAREKQVDAVMSNSFGFGGTNGVVIFKKA from the coding sequence GTGCGTCGGATTGTAGTAACTGGAATGGGAATGATCAATTCGCTAGGTTTAAATAAAGAAGATTCTTTTTTAGCGATCGCTAAAGGGGAATGCGGTATCAAACACATAGAAAGTTTTGATGCGAGCGCGTTTCCTGTGCGTATTGCTGGAGAAATCACTGACTTTGACCCTACAGAGGTGATGAATCCCAAAGATGTTAAAAAGGCAGGTCGTTTCATTCAATTAGCCTTGAAAGCCACAAGAGAGGCGATGAAAGATAGTGGGATTTTAGACGCTCACAATAGATGCCCTGAAGGATTGGCAAATCGCATGGGTGTAAGCTCTGGCTCTGGGATTGGCGGGTTAGGCAATATTGAAGCGAATTCTATTTTTTGTTTTGAAAAAGGTCCTAGAAAAGTCAATCCCTTTTTTATCACTTCTGCGTTAGTGAACATGATTGGAGGTTTCACTTCCATTGAGTTTGGCATTAAAGGGCCTAACCTTTCTAGCGTAACGGCTTGTGCAGCAGGCACTCATGCGATTATTGAAGCCGTTAAAACCATTTTGCTTAATGGGGCTGATAGAATGCTAGTCGTGGGAGCAGAATCCACCATTTGTCCTGTAGGGATTGGAGGGTTTGCGAGCATTAAAGCCCTTTCTACAAGGAATGATGAGCCTAAAAAAGCTTCAAGACCTTTTGATAAGGATCGCAATGGTTTTGTAATGGGCGAAGGCGCTGGGGCTTTAGTGCTTGAAGAATACGAGAGCGCGAAAAAAAGAGGGGCTAAAATTTATGCGGAATTTGCCGGGTATGGCGAGAGCGGCGATGCTAACCACATCACAGCCCCAGCCCCTGAGGGTGAAGGGGCTTTTAGAGCCATGAAAATGGCTTTAGAAATGGCGAAAGTGGAAGTAGGCTATGTGAACGCCCATGGGACTAGCACGCATTATAACGATTGGTATGAAAGCATCGCTCTAAAAAATGTGTTTGGCTCTAAAGAAAAAGTCCCTCCTGTTAGTTCCACTAAAGGGCAGATTGGGCATTGCTTGGGTGCTGCGGGCGCGTTAGAAGCCGTTATTTCTATCATGGCTATGAATCAAGGGATTTTACCTCCTACCATCAATCAAGAAACGCCTGACCCAGAATGCGATCTGGATTATATCCCTAATGCGGCCAGAGAAAAGCAAGTGGATGCGGTGATGAGTAACTCATTTGGTTTTGGTGGCACTAATGGTGTTGTGATTTTCAAAAAAGCCTAG
- the acpP gene encoding acyl carrier protein: MALFEDIQAVIAEQLNVDAAQVTPEAEFVKDLGADSLDVVELIMALEEKFNIEIPDEQAEKIVNVGDVVKYIEDNKLA, from the coding sequence ATGGCTTTATTTGAAGATATTCAGGCAGTTATTGCTGAGCAGTTGAATGTGGATGCGGCGCAAGTTACCCCAGAGGCGGAATTTGTGAAGGATTTGGGTGCGGACTCTTTAGATGTCGTGGAATTGATCATGGCGTTAGAAGAAAAGTTTAACATTGAAATTCCTGATGAGCAAGCGGAAAAAATCGTCAATGTGGGCGATGTGGTGAAGTATATTGAGGACAATAAACTAGCTTAA
- the fabG gene encoding 3-oxoacyl-ACP reductase FabG, with product MQFTGKNVLITGASKGIGAEIAKTLASMGLKVWINYRSNAEVADALKNELEEKGYKVAVIKFDATSESDFVEAIQTIVQSDGGLSYLVNNAGVVRDKLAIKMKTEDFHHVIDNNLTSAFIGCREALKVMSKSRFGSVVNVASIIGERGNMGQTNYSASKGGMIAMSKSFAYEGALRNIRFNSVTPGFIETDMNANLKDELKADYVKNIPLNRLGSAKEVAQAVAFLLSDHSSYITGETLKVNGGLYM from the coding sequence ATGCAATTCACAGGGAAAAATGTTCTCATTACTGGAGCTTCTAAAGGCATTGGGGCCGAAATCGCCAAGACTCTCGCTTCTATGGGGCTGAAAGTTTGGATCAATTACCGCAGTAATGCTGAAGTGGCTGACGCTTTGAAAAATGAGCTTGAAGAAAAAGGCTATAAAGTGGCTGTCATTAAATTTGATGCGACTTCTGAAAGCGATTTTGTTGAAGCGATACAAACCATTGTCCAAAGCGATGGGGGTTTGTCTTATTTGGTGAATAACGCTGGTGTGGTGCGCGATAAATTAGCCATCAAAATGAAGACAGAAGATTTTCACCATGTTATAGACAATAATCTCACTTCAGCTTTTATAGGTTGCAGAGAGGCTTTAAAGGTGATGAGTAAGAGTCGTTTTGGGAGCGTGGTTAATGTCGCTTCTATCATTGGTGAAAGAGGCAATATGGGGCAGACAAACTATTCAGCGAGTAAGGGGGGGATGATTGCGATGAGCAAGTCCTTTGCTTATGAGGGAGCTTTAAGGAATATTCGTTTCAACTCTGTAACGCCAGGCTTTATAGAAACCGACATGAACGCTAATTTGAAAGACGAACTCAAAGCGGATTATGTTAAAAACATTCCTTTAAACAGGCTAGGGTCTGCTAAGGAAGTGGCGCAAGCGGTAGCGTTTCTTTTGAGCGATCACTCTAGTTATATCACTGGAGAGACTCTCAAGGTCAATGGCGGGCTTTATATGTAG
- the rpsU gene encoding 30S ribosomal protein S21, with amino-acid sequence MPGIKVREGDAFDEAYRRFKKQTDRNLVVTECRARRFFESKTEKRKKQKISAKKKVLKRLYMLRRYESRL; translated from the coding sequence ATGCCAGGGATTAAGGTTAGAGAAGGCGATGCGTTTGATGAAGCTTACAGGAGATTCAAAAAGCAAACCGATCGCAATCTAGTGGTAACAGAATGTCGCGCTAGAAGGTTCTTTGAGTCTAAAACTGAAAAACGCAAAAAACAAAAAATCAGCGCTAAAAAGAAGGTCTTAAAGCGTCTTTACATGTTAAGGCGTTATGAATCAAGACTATAA
- a CDS encoding ribbon-helix-helix domain-containing protein, which yields MELGNKNIKPGRKRVAVDELKRNFSVTFYLSKEEHDVLRRLADEEVESVNSFVKRHILKTIIYKKGTNQDSSINCDSSSRL from the coding sequence ATGGAATTAGGAAATAAAAATATAAAACCCGGTCGTAAGCGTGTCGCTGTAGATGAGTTGAAACGCAATTTTTCAGTGACTTTTTATCTCTCTAAAGAAGAGCATGATGTTTTGAGACGCTTAGCTGATGAAGAAGTAGAAAGCGTCAATTCTTTTGTCAAACGCCACATTTTAAAAACGATCATTTACAAAAAAGGCACTAACCAAGATTCTTCTATCAATTGTGATTCTTCTAGTAGGCTTTAA
- a CDS encoding YkgB family protein, whose amino-acid sequence MQALKSLLELITKLQNLGGYLMHIAIFIIFIWIGGLKFVPYEAEGIAPFVANSPFFSFMYQFEKPAYKQHKMSESQSMQEEMQDDPKIVENKEWHKENRTYLVAEGLGITIMILGILVLLGLWMPLMGVIGGLLVAGMTITTLSFLFTTPEVFVNQHFPWLSGAGRLVVKDLALFAGGLFVAGFDAKRYLEGKGFCLMDRSSVGIKTKCSSGCCS is encoded by the coding sequence ATGCAAGCGTTAAAATCATTGCTTGAATTGATCACAAAACTCCAGAATCTAGGCGGCTATTTGATGCATATAGCTATTTTCATCATTTTTATTTGGATTGGAGGGCTTAAGTTTGTGCCGTATGAAGCTGAAGGGATCGCCCCTTTTGTGGCTAACTCCCCTTTCTTTTCTTTCATGTATCAATTTGAAAAACCCGCATACAAACAACACAAAATGTCTGAATCCCAATCCATGCAAGAAGAAATGCAAGATGACCCTAAAATCGTTGAAAACAAAGAATGGCATAAAGAAAACCGCACTTATTTAGTGGCTGAAGGTTTAGGGATTACGATCATGATCCTAGGCATTTTGGTGCTTTTGGGGCTTTGGATGCCTTTAATGGGCGTGATTGGGGGCTTGCTTGTCGCTGGAATGACGATCACCACCCTATCTTTTTTATTCACAACGCCAGAAGTGTTTGTCAATCAGCATTTCCCATGGCTTTCTGGGGCTGGAAGGCTAGTGGTTAAAGACTTGGCGTTATTTGCTGGAGGCTTGTTTGTGGCCGGATTTGATGCGAAACGCTATTTGGAAGGGAAAGGGTTTTGCTTGATGGATCGCTCATCGGTAGGGATTAAAACTAAATGCTCTAGTGGGTGTTGCTCTTAA
- the dapF gene encoding diaminopimelate epimerase produces MVFYKYSGSGNDFLITQSFKKKDFSNLAQQVCHRHEGFGADGLVVVLPSKDYDYEWDFYNSDGSKAGMCGNASRCVGLFAYQHGIAPKEHVFLAGKREISIRIEEPNIIESNLGNYQILDTIPALRCEKFFTNDSVLEHIPMFYLINTGVPHLVGFVENKEWLNSLNILELRALRHEFNANINIAFIENEETIFLQTYERGVEDFTLACGTGMAAVFIAAHLFHNTPKKATLIPKSNESLELSLKNDGIFYKGAVRYIGMSVLGMRVFENGCF; encoded by the coding sequence ATGGTGTTTTACAAATATTCAGGGAGTGGGAATGATTTTTTAATCACGCAAAGTTTCAAAAAAAAAGATTTTTCCAATTTAGCCCAACAGGTGTGCCATAGGCATGAGGGTTTTGGGGCTGATGGGCTTGTGGTCGTCTTACCGAGTAAAGATTATGACTACGAATGGGATTTTTACAATTCAGACGGCTCTAAAGCTGGCATGTGCGGGAATGCGAGCCGTTGCGTGGGGTTATTTGCCTACCAGCATGGTATAGCCCCTAAAGAGCATGTTTTTTTAGCCGGAAAAAGAGAGATTTCTATCCGTATAGAAGAACCCAATATCATAGAGAGCAATCTTGGTAATTATCAAATCCTAGACACCATACCCGCTTTAAGATGCGAAAAATTTTTTACCAACGATAGCGTTTTAGAACATATCCCTATGTTCTACCTCATCAATACAGGAGTGCCGCATTTAGTGGGATTTGTGGAAAATAAAGAGTGGTTAAATTCCCTTAACATATTGGAATTAAGGGCTTTAAGGCATGAGTTTAACGCTAATATTAACATCGCTTTTATAGAAAATGAAGAGACGATTTTTTTACAAACTTATGAAAGAGGGGTTGAAGATTTCACGCTAGCTTGCGGGACAGGCATGGCAGCGGTTTTTATCGCCGCACACCTTTTTCATAACACCCCTAAAAAAGCCACTCTCATCCCTAAAAGCAACGAATCTTTAGAGCTTTCTTTAAAAAATGATGGGATTTTTTATAAGGGCGCGGTGCGTTACATTGGCATGAGTGTTTTGGGCATGAGGGTTTTTGAAAATGGGTGTTTTTGA
- a CDS encoding AI-2E family transporter: MKAQYFFWILFLIGFYWMIYLYQDFLMDALIAGLLCVGFFQVKVFLDKRFFNIVSSLLCVLILASVLIVPLYFIVYKSSNIIFEINFEKFSALIKWLKGTITENLSHFPTIHDGASKFLENFSAASITGYLLKISSYVGRYSLKLITDALFILGLLFFFFYYGERFYRYFLGVLPLGMNQSKKIFEEVAGILRIVLLTSLITVILEGVAFGVMIVWFGHDGWSLGILYGLASLVPAVGGALIWIPIAIYELYHGNVNEAIFIALYSILLISVLIDSVIKPILIVFIKKRIFKTTLKINEILIFFSMIAGISQFGFWGIIVGPTITAFFIALLRLYENYFIQKEQKACEC; the protein is encoded by the coding sequence ATGAAAGCTCAGTATTTTTTTTGGATTCTTTTTTTGATTGGTTTTTATTGGATGATCTATTTGTATCAAGATTTTTTAATGGATGCATTGATCGCTGGGCTTTTGTGCGTGGGGTTTTTTCAAGTGAAAGTTTTTTTAGATAAGCGCTTTTTCAATATTGTCAGTTCGCTTTTATGCGTTTTAATTTTAGCGAGCGTTTTGATCGTGCCGTTGTATTTTATTGTTTATAAAAGTTCTAACATTATTTTTGAAATCAATTTTGAAAAATTTTCAGCCCTAATCAAATGGCTTAAGGGGACAATCACCGAAAATTTGTCGCATTTTCCTACCATTCATGATGGAGCGAGCAAGTTTTTAGAAAATTTTAGCGCCGCTTCCATCACGGGTTATTTGTTGAAAATAAGCAGCTATGTGGGAAGATACAGCTTGAAACTCATTACAGACGCTTTGTTTATCTTAGGGCTGTTGTTTTTCTTTTTTTATTATGGGGAGAGATTTTATCGTTATTTTTTAGGGGTCTTACCTCTTGGAATGAATCAAAGCAAAAAGATTTTTGAAGAAGTGGCTGGGATTTTACGCATCGTGCTTTTAACTTCTCTCATCACGGTTATTTTAGAGGGCGTGGCGTTTGGGGTGATGATCGTATGGTTTGGGCATGACGGCTGGTCTTTAGGGATTTTATACGGCCTAGCGTCTTTGGTGCCGGCTGTTGGGGGGGCTTTGATTTGGATCCCTATAGCGATTTATGAGCTTTATCATGGGAATGTGAATGAGGCTATTTTTATCGCTTTGTATTCCATTTTATTGATTAGCGTGTTGATTGATAGCGTGATCAAGCCAATTTTAATCGTTTTTATCAAAAAAAGAATCTTTAAAACCACCCTTAAAATCAATGAAATATTGATTTTCTTTTCTATGATTGCTGGGATTTCTCAATTTGGTTTTTGGGGGATCATTGTGGGGCCTACTATCACGGCGTTTTTTATCGCACTACTACGATTGTATGAAAATTACTTTATTCAAAAGGAGCAAAAAGCATGCGAGTGTTGA
- a CDS encoding radical SAM/SPASM domain-containing protein: MTPNKKLFKKIYVELSDICGLQCSFCPNPKNIRGVMPLKLFEKVCKEVAPLTPIITLHVLGDPCKLKNLNRYLSAAKRFSLKVDLVTSGVYLHDFETLLQDAIYQISISLDAGLDHHNKLNQHRYIQKILEFCRYKFEKNSEVFLNLRIQDSTLDKHQNLIKPFLESFECVSLEGLKSQGRVRLFKKSFLNIQKTFKWPNLNAPNPLNQKSEIPYCYGLIKQIAILSNGVVVPCCMDTQANINLGDLNHMPLKDVLKSQKAMAIKTHFLKGEALELLCKNCSYPLIRYKK; this comes from the coding sequence TTGACACCCAACAAGAAACTTTTTAAAAAAATCTATGTAGAATTAAGCGATATTTGCGGGTTGCAATGCAGTTTTTGCCCTAACCCTAAAAATATCAGAGGCGTGATGCCTCTAAAATTATTTGAAAAAGTTTGTAAAGAAGTGGCCCCCCTAACCCCCATTATCACCTTGCATGTCTTAGGCGATCCTTGCAAGCTCAAAAATTTAAACCGCTATTTAAGCGCCGCTAAACGCTTTTCTTTGAAAGTGGATTTGGTTACTAGTGGGGTGTATTTGCACGATTTTGAAACACTCCTACAAGATGCAATCTATCAAATTTCTATTTCTTTAGACGCAGGGCTAGACCATCACAACAAACTCAACCAGCACCGCTATATCCAAAAAATTTTAGAATTTTGCCGCTATAAATTTGAAAAAAATAGCGAAGTGTTTTTGAATTTACGCATTCAAGACAGCACCCTTGACAAACACCAGAATTTGATCAAGCCTTTTTTAGAAAGCTTTGAATGCGTTTCTTTAGAGGGTTTAAAATCGCAAGGCCGCGTTCGTTTGTTTAAAAAAAGTTTTTTGAATATCCAAAAGACCTTTAAATGGCCGAATTTGAACGCCCCAAATCCTTTAAACCAGAAATCAGAAATCCCCTATTGTTACGGCTTGATCAAGCAAATCGCTATTTTATCTAATGGCGTTGTCGTGCCGTGCTGCATGGACACGCAAGCTAATATCAACCTTGGCGATTTAAACCATATGCCCTTAAAAGATGTTTTAAAGAGTCAAAAAGCTATGGCTATCAAAACCCATTTTTTAAAGGGCGAAGCGTTAGAACTCTTATGCAAAAACTGCTCCTACCCTTTGATCCGCTACAAAAAATAA
- the ychF gene encoding redox-regulated ATPase YchF yields MGLSVGIVGLPNVGKSSTFNALTKTQNAQSANYPFCTIEPNKAIVNVPDRRLDALAQIVKPERILHSVVEFVDIAGLIKGASKGEGLGNQFLANIKECEVILQVVRCFEDDNITHVNDKIDPLNDIETIELELILADIATLDKRIERLQKALKSSKDAKNLLECALSLKTHLEELKPAKTFALNTSEAFLELDKELRFLSHKKMIYVANVGEEDLNILNEHAKKVKNHAKAQNSEFVALCAKLEEEMVSMSGDEVKEFLQSLGVEESGLEKTIRLSFKELGLINYFTAGVKEVRSWTIKKGSSAPVAAGVIHKDFEKGFIRAETISYDDFIAYKGEAGAKEKGALRIEGKDYIVQDGDVLHFRFNV; encoded by the coding sequence ATGGGCTTGTCTGTAGGCATTGTGGGTTTGCCTAATGTGGGCAAATCCAGCACCTTTAACGCGCTCACTAAAACCCAAAACGCCCAAAGCGCGAATTACCCTTTTTGCACCATTGAACCCAATAAAGCCATTGTGAATGTGCCTGATAGACGGCTTGATGCGTTGGCTCAAATCGTAAAGCCTGAACGCATTTTGCATTCTGTGGTGGAATTTGTGGATATTGCCGGATTGATTAAGGGAGCGAGCAAAGGGGAGGGTTTAGGCAATCAGTTTTTAGCCAATATCAAGGAATGCGAAGTGATCTTGCAAGTGGTGCGCTGTTTTGAAGATGACAATATCACGCATGTGAACGACAAGATTGATCCTTTGAATGATATAGAGACCATTGAATTGGAGTTGATTTTAGCGGATATTGCCACTTTAGACAAAAGGATCGAACGCTTGCAAAAAGCCCTAAAAAGCTCAAAAGACGCTAAAAATCTTTTAGAATGCGCTTTGAGTTTAAAAACGCACTTAGAAGAATTAAAGCCGGCGAAAACTTTTGCCTTGAATACAAGCGAGGCTTTTTTGGAGTTGGACAAGGAATTGCGTTTTTTATCTCATAAAAAAATGATCTATGTCGCTAATGTGGGCGAAGAAGATTTAAATATTCTCAATGAGCATGCCAAAAAAGTCAAAAACCATGCGAAAGCCCAAAATAGCGAGTTTGTCGCCTTGTGCGCTAAATTGGAAGAAGAAATGGTTTCTATGAGTGGAGATGAAGTCAAAGAATTTTTGCAAAGTTTGGGCGTAGAAGAAAGCGGGCTAGAAAAAACCATTCGTTTGAGTTTTAAGGAATTAGGCTTGATCAATTATTTTACCGCTGGAGTCAAGGAAGTGCGATCATGGACGATTAAAAAAGGCTCTAGCGCACCTGTGGCTGCTGGGGTGATCCATAAGGATTTTGAAAAAGGCTTCATTAGAGCTGAAACCATCAGTTATGATGACTTTATCGCTTATAAGGGCGAAGCCGGAGCGAAAGAAAAGGGAGCGTTACGCATTGAAGGTAAGGATTATATCGTTCAAGATGGCGATGTGTTGCATTTTCGCTTCAATGTCTAG
- a CDS encoding leucyl aminopeptidase, with product MLKIKLEKTTFENAKAECGLVFIVNKDFSHAWVKNKELLETFKYEGEGVFLDQENKILYAGVKEDDVHLLRESACLAVRTLKKLAFKSVKVGVYTCGTHSKDNALLENLKALFLGLKLGLYEYDTFKSNKKESVLKEAIVALELHKPCEKTCANSLEKSAKEALKYAEIMTESLNIVKDLVNTPPMIGTPVYMAEVAQKVAKENHLEIHVHDEKFLEEKKMNAFLAVNKASLAINPPRLIHLVYKPKKAKKKIALVGKGLTYDCGGLSLKPADYMVTMKADKGGGSAVIGLLNALAKLGVEAEVHGIIGATENMIGPAAYKPDDILISKEGKSIEVRNTDAEGRLVLADCLSYAQDLNPDVIVDFATLTGACVVGLGEFTSAIMGHNEELKNLFETSGLESGELLAKLPFNRHLKKLIESKIADVCNISSSRYGGAITAGLFLNEFIRDEFKDKWLHIDIAGPAYVEKEWDVNSFGASGAGVRACTAFVEELLKKA from the coding sequence ATGTTAAAAATCAAATTAGAAAAAACCACTTTTGAAAACGCAAAAGCTGAATGCGGTCTAGTTTTTATTGTCAATAAGGATTTTAGCCACGCTTGGGTCAAAAATAAAGAATTGCTAGAAACCTTTAAATACGAAGGCGAAGGCGTATTTTTAGACCAAGAAAATAAAATCTTGTATGCGGGCGTTAAAGAAGATGATGTGCATTTATTGAGAGAGAGCGCGTGTTTGGCCGTTCGCACCCTTAAAAAACTCGCTTTTAAAAGCGTTAAAGTGGGCGTTTATACTTGCGGGACGCATTCTAAAGATAACGCGCTTTTAGAAAATTTGAAAGCGTTGTTTTTGGGCTTGAAATTAGGTTTGTATGAATACGACACTTTTAAATCCAACAAAAAAGAAAGCGTTTTAAAAGAAGCCATTGTCGCTTTAGAATTGCACAAACCTTGCGAAAAAACTTGCGCGAATTCTTTAGAAAAGAGTGCTAAAGAAGCTTTAAAATACGCTGAAATCATGACAGAAAGCTTGAATATCGTTAAAGATCTAGTCAATACCCCCCCTATGATTGGCACCCCGGTTTATATGGCTGAAGTGGCGCAAAAAGTGGCTAAAGAAAACCATTTAGAAATCCATGTTCATGATGAAAAATTTTTAGAAGAAAAGAAAATGAACGCCTTTTTAGCGGTCAATAAAGCCTCTCTTGCTATCAATCCTCCTCGCTTGATCCATTTAGTCTATAAACCCAAAAAAGCGAAGAAAAAAATCGCTTTAGTGGGTAAGGGCTTGACTTATGATTGCGGGGGTTTGAGCTTGAAACCGGCCGATTACATGGTTACCATGAAAGCGGATAAAGGCGGTGGCTCTGCGGTGATCGGGCTTTTAAACGCGTTAGCCAAACTAGGCGTGGAGGCTGAAGTGCATGGCATTATTGGGGCTACAGAAAACATGATAGGCCCAGCCGCTTATAAACCAGATGATATTTTAATCTCCAAAGAAGGCAAGAGCATAGAAGTGCGTAATACCGACGCTGAAGGGCGTTTGGTTTTAGCGGATTGTTTGAGCTACGCTCAAGACTTGAACCCTGATGTGATCGTGGATTTTGCAACCCTTACTGGGGCATGCGTTGTAGGCTTGGGCGAATTCACTTCAGCGATCATGGGGCATAATGAAGAGTTAAAAAACCTCTTTGAAACTTCAGGGTTAGAATCCGGCGAATTATTAGCCAAACTCCCCTTTAACCGCCATTTAAAGAAATTGATTGAATCTAAAATCGCTGATGTGTGCAATATTTCTTCTTCACGCTATGGCGGTGCGATCACGGCGGGCTTGTTTTTAAATGAATTTATTAGAGATGAATTTAAAGACAAATGGCTGCACATTGACATTGCAGGCCCTGCTTATGTGGAAAAAGAATGGGATGTGAATAGCTTTGGAGCGAGTGGGGCTGGCGTGAGAGCTTGCACAGCTTTTGTGGAAGAGCTTTTGAAAAAGGCTTGA
- a CDS encoding DedA family protein, which produces MEEYIIDLWNQHAATWGYLILFGWSILEGEIGLILAGIASYTGHMHLGLAILVAGIGGFVGDQIYFYIGRTNKAYIQKKLEKQRRKLALAHLLLQKHGWFIIFIQRYMYGMRTIIPISIGLTRYSALKFAIINLISAMVWASITIILAWYLGEELLHALGWLKKHPYALILLLVSFLALVLWYFQYYSKKNR; this is translated from the coding sequence TTGGAAGAATACATCATTGACTTATGGAATCAGCATGCAGCGACTTGGGGGTATCTCATTTTATTTGGGTGGAGCATTTTAGAAGGCGAAATCGGGCTGATTTTAGCAGGGATTGCCAGCTATACCGGTCATATGCATTTAGGGTTAGCCATTTTAGTCGCAGGGATTGGGGGCTTTGTGGGGGATCAGATCTATTTTTACATCGGGCGCACCAATAAAGCTTACATCCAAAAAAAGCTAGAAAAACAACGCCGAAAACTAGCCCTAGCCCATTTATTGTTGCAAAAACACGGCTGGTTTATCATTTTTATCCAACGCTACATGTATGGCATGCGCACCATCATTCCCATTAGCATAGGCCTCACGCGCTATAGCGCTTTAAAATTCGCTATCATCAACCTCATTAGCGCGATGGTGTGGGCGAGCATTACTATTATTCTAGCGTGGTATTTAGGAGAAGAATTATTGCATGCGTTAGGGTGGCTTAAAAAACACCCTTATGCGCTAATATTACTATTAGTATCTTTCTTAGCGTTGGTTCTATGGTATTTCCAATACTATAGTAAGAAAAACCGCTAG
- the apt gene encoding adenine phosphoribosyltransferase: protein MNETLKEELLQSIREVKDYPKKGILFKDITTLLNYPKLFNKLIDALKKRYLALNIDFIVGIEARGFILGSALAYALGVGFVPVRKKGKLPAHTLSQSYSLEYGSDSIEIHSDAFRGIKGVRVVLIDDLLATGGTALASLELIKALQAECIEACFLIGLKELPGIQLLEERVKTFCLLEC, encoded by the coding sequence ATGAATGAAACGCTCAAAGAAGAACTTTTACAAAGCATCAGAGAAGTGAAAGACTACCCTAAAAAAGGGATTTTATTCAAAGACATTACCACGCTACTCAACTACCCTAAACTCTTTAACAAACTCATTGACGCGCTCAAAAAACGCTATCTCGCTCTCAATATAGACTTTATCGTGGGCATTGAAGCGAGGGGGTTTATTTTAGGCTCTGCTTTAGCTTATGCGCTTGGGGTGGGTTTTGTGCCTGTGAGGAAAAAGGGCAAGCTCCCTGCGCACACCTTGTCTCAAAGCTACAGCCTAGAATACGGGAGCGATAGCATAGAAATCCACTCTGACGCTTTTAGGGGAATTAAGGGGGTAAGGGTGGTGTTGATTGATGATTTATTAGCCACTGGAGGCACAGCTTTAGCGAGCCTTGAGCTTATCAAAGCCCTACAAGCCGAATGCATAGAAGCATGCTTTTTGATAGGGTTAAAAGAATTACCGGGTATCCAACTTTTAGAAGAACGCGTGAAAACCTTTTGTTTGTTAGAGTGCTAG
- the rpiB gene encoding ribose 5-phosphate isomerase B has product MNKPLNTAQVFIGSDHAGLHLAEFVKHFLEDKRFKIQAFLPTTRVDYPDYAKLVCQKVLENAQSYGILVCATGIGMSMGANRFKGIRAALCLDAYMAKMTRLHNNANVLCLGEKISGIGVAESILEAFFSTEFEQGRHALRIQKLDESLKS; this is encoded by the coding sequence ATGAATAAGCCCTTAAATACCGCTCAAGTTTTTATAGGAAGCGATCATGCAGGGTTACATCTTGCAGAATTTGTTAAACATTTTTTAGAAGACAAGCGTTTTAAGATCCAAGCTTTTTTACCCACTACAAGGGTGGATTACCCTGATTACGCCAAATTAGTGTGCCAAAAAGTCTTAGAAAATGCACAAAGCTATGGTATTTTAGTGTGCGCTACAGGGATAGGCATGAGCATGGGCGCTAATCGCTTTAAAGGTATTAGAGCCGCTTTGTGCCTTGATGCTTACATGGCTAAAATGACTCGCTTGCACAATAACGCCAATGTCTTGTGCTTGGGCGAAAAGATTAGCGGTATCGGCGTAGCAGAAAGCATTTTGGAAGCGTTTTTCTCTACGGAATTTGAACAAGGCCGCCATGCGTTGCGTATCCAAAAGCTAGATGAATCGCTGAAATCATAG